A genomic stretch from Lathyrus oleraceus cultivar Zhongwan6 chromosome 2, CAAS_Psat_ZW6_1.0, whole genome shotgun sequence includes:
- the LOC127118176 gene encoding probable LRR receptor-like serine/threonine-protein kinase At3g47570 has translation MRTCMMLVYSVTLVSIAVSLSSNTDKLALLSLKEKLTNGVPNSLPSWNHSLDFCEWQGVTCGRRHKRVSVLRLENQTWGGTLAPSLGNLTFLRFLILFNIDLHGEIPKQVGRLKRLQGLDLSNNNLRGEIPMELTNCTNIKVIVLQYNKLTGRIPTRLGSIIQLNELSLQSNKLTGTIPSSLGNISSLVEISLIDNYLEGSIPYSLGKLSSLKMLYLALNNLSGEIPPSLYNLSNIEFFSLGGNKLLGSLPSNIDIVFPNIKDFLVGGNQISGTLPASISNLTELRHFEISWNLLNGPIPLTLGRLNKLEKFRISANNFGSGGAHDLDFLASLTNCTKLSKLEIFKNRFGGKLSDHIGNLSIHLIRFDMRYNQIYGEIPERIGQLIGLTYLSIGNNFLEGTIPNSVGKLKNLVLLDLENNKISGNIFTGIGNLTILSELYLSSNKLKGRIPVTLKHCTQLETLSISDNNLSGNIPNQTFVYLTNLVNLDLSNNSLTGLIPLEFGKLKHISMLYLFQNNLSGEIPNQLGACVTLTELRLWENFFHGDVTSFLRSLSSLTVLDMSNNNFSSTIPFELENFTLLNTLDLSFNNFYGEVPIGGVFSNVTAISLIGNKNLCGGIPQLKLPKCIKASSKKPKMSLKKKLIIISVIGGVLISFLAFITVHFLTRKLKKLPSSPSLQNRSFSVTYADLHEATNGFSSSNLVGQGGFGSVYRGSLLNFEGPIAVKVLNLETRGAAKSFVAECNALGKMKHRNLVKILTCCSSVDYKGEDFKAIVFEFVPEGSLENVLHNNEGSENHSLILSKRVDIALDVAHALGYLHHDEDQVVVHCDIKPSNVLLDEDMVAHLGDFGLARLIHGSTRHSSKDQVDSSTIKGTIGYLPPEYGAGGPVTPEGDIYSYGILLLEMLTGKRPTDNMFYENLSLHKLCKMKIPEEVLDIVDSSMVMPTVEDQTWIVENNIKECLVMFAKIGVACSEEFPAQRMLTKYVILKLLEIKQKLSR, from the exons ATGAGGACATGTATGATGTTGGTTTATAGCGTGACATTAGTATCGATTGCTGTTTCTTTGAGTTCAAACACTGATAAGTTAGCTTTACTTTCTTTGAAGGAAAAACTTACAAATGGGGTGCCTAATTCTCTACCATCATGGAATCATTCTTTGGATTTCTGTGAATGGCAGGGAGTCACATGTGGTCGTCGTCACAAGAGAGTCTCTGTCTTGCGTTTGGAGAACCAAACATGGGGTGGCACTCTTGCTCCATCCTTAGGAAATCTAACCTTTCTTAGATTTCTCATACTTTTCAACATCGATTTGCATGGTGAAATTCCAAAACAAGTTGGTCGATTGAAAAGGTTGCAAGGTCTTGACTTAAGCAACAACAATCTTCGGGGAGAGATTCCCATGGAGCTCACTAACTGCACTAATATCAAGGTAATTGTTTTGCAGTATAATAAACTCACAGGAAGAATTCCGACACGGTTAGGGTCAATCATTCAACTTAATGAATTGAGTCTCCAGTCAAATAAACTAACCGGTACTATTCCATCTTCTCTAGGAAATATTTCCTCGCTTGTAGAAATATCTCTTATAGATAATTACTTGGAAGGAAGTATCCCTTATTCTTTGGGTAAATTGTCAAGTTTGAAAATGCTTTATCTAGCTTTAAATAATTTGTCAGGTGAAATTCCTCCTTCACTTTACAATCTATCAAATATTGAATTTTTCAGTCTTGGAGGAAACAAGTTATTGGGTAGTCTTCCATCAAATATAGATATTGTTTTTCCCAATATTAAAGATTTCTTAGTAGGAGGGAACCAAATTAGCGGAACTTTACCAGCTTCAATATCCAACCTCACTGAATTGCGACATTTTGAAATATCGTGGAATCTTTTAAATGGGCCAATACCTCTTACTTTAGGTAGATTGAACAAACTTGAGAAGTTTCGCATTAGTGCTAATAATTTTGGGAGTGGAGGAGCTCATGATTTGGACTTCCTTGCTTCCTTAACCAATTGTACTAAATTGTCAAAGcttgaaattttcaaaaacaGATTTGGTGGCAAATTGTCGGATCATATAGGAAACTTATCCATCCATCTGATTAGGTTTGATATGAGGTATAACCAAATTTATGGAGAGATACCTGAGAGAATAGGACAACTAATCGGTTTAACTTACTTAAGCATCGGAAACAATTTCCTTGAGGGAACAATTCCAAATTCAGTTGGAAAACTTAAGAATCTTGTATTATTAGACTTGGAAAACAATAAAATATCTGGTAATATCTTTACTGGTATTGGCAATCTTACTATATTGTCTGAATTATATTTGTCTAGCAATAAACTGAAAGGAAGAATTCCAGTTACCCTCAAACATTGCACCCAGTTGGAGACATTAAGTATTTCTGATAACAATTTGAGTGGTAATATACCAAATCAAACATTTGTCTATCTAACAAATTTAGTGAACCTTGACTTGTCTAACAACTCCCTCACCGGTCTCATTCCTTTAGAATTTGGTAAGTTGAAGCATATTTCTATGTTGTATTTATTTCAAAACAACTTGTCTGGTGAAATCCCCAATCAACTTGGTGCTTGTGTTACTTTAACAGAGCTTAGGTTGTGGGAAAACTTTTTTCATGGAGATGTGACTTCCTTTTTGAGATCTTTAAGTTCTTTAACAGTCTTAGATATGTCTAATAACAATTTCTCAAGCACAATTCCCTTTGAACTAGAAAATTTCACACTTCTAAATACTTTGGACCTATCTTTCAATAACTTCTATGGCGAGGTTCCCATAGGTGGTGTCTTTAGCAATGTCACAGCAATTTCATTAATTGGAAACAAGAACCTTTGTGGAGGGATACCTCAATTGAAGCTTCCAAAATGCATTAAGGCTTCCTCCAAGAAACCTAAGATGTCTCTCAAAAAGAAACTTATCATCATCAGTGTAATTGGGGGTGTTTTGATCTCTTTCCTAGCTTTTATAACTGTCCATTTTCTAACGAGAAAGCTCAAAAAATTACCTTCTTCACCATCTCTACAAAATAGGTCATTTAGCGTGACTTATGCAGATCTACATGAAGCAACCAATGGATTTTCTTCATCCAATTTGGTAGGACAGGGAGGCTTTGGTTCGGTTTACAGAGGATCGCTTCTTAACTTTGAAGGACCTATTGCTGTAAAAGTGTTGAACCTTGAAACGCGTGGTGCAGCAAAGAGTTTTGTGGCAGAATGCAATGCTTTAGGAAAGATGAAACACCGGAATCTTGTTAAGATCTTAACTTGTTGTTCAAGTGTTGATTACAAGGGTGAAGATTTCAAGGCTATTGTTTTTGAGTTCGTGCCTGAAGGGAGTCTTGAAAATGTGTTGCATAATAATGAAGGGTCTGAAAATCATAGTCTCATCCTCTCAAAAAGGGTAGACATTGCTCTTGATGTAGCTCATGCTTTGGGTTATCTTCACCATGATGAAGACCAAGTCGTAGTTCACTGTGATATTAAACCAAGCAATGTTCTTCTTGATGAAGATATGGTAGCTCACTTAGGAGACTTTGGCTTAGCTAGGCTCATTCATGGATCAACAAGACATTCAAGTAAAGATCAAGTTGACTCCTCAACAATTAAAGGAACTATAGGATATCTTCCTCCTG AGTATGGAGCTGGTGGTCCGGTAACACCAGAGGGAGATATCTACAGCTATGGAATTCTGTTGTTAGAAATGCTTACTGGAAAGAGACCAACGGATAATATGTTTTATGAGAATCTTAGTCTACACAAATTGTGTAAGATGAAAATTCCTGAAGAAGTTCTTGACATTGTAGATTCAAGTATGGTTATGCCAACTGTTGAAGATCAGACATGGATTGTAGAAAATAATATAAAGGAGTGTCTAGTGATGTTTGCTAAAATTGGAGTTGCGTGTTCTGAAGAATTTCCTGCTCAGAGAATGCTCACAAAATATGTCATACTGAAGTTGCTTGAAATTAAACAAAAATTGTCCCGCTAG
- the LOC127118175 gene encoding probable LRR receptor-like serine/threonine-protein kinase At3g47570: MRTCMMLVYSMTLVSIAVSLSSNTDKFALLSLKEKLTNGVPNSLPSWNHSLDFCEWQGVTCGRRHKRVTVLHLENQTWGGTLAPSLGNLTFLRFLILFNIDLHGEIPKQVGRLKRLQGLDLSHNNLRGEIPMELTNCTNIKVIGLQYNKFTGRIPTWFGSIIQLNELSLRSNKLTGTIPSSLGNISSLVEISLIDNYLEGSIPYSLGKLSSLKMLYLALNNLSGEIPPSLYNLSNIEFFSLGGNKLLGSLPSNIDIVFPNIKDFLIGGNQISGTLPASVSNLTQLQYLEISWNLLNGPIPLTLGRLNKLEMFRISANNFGSGGAHDLDFLASLTNCTKLSKLEIFKNRFGGKLSDHIGNLSIHLIRFDVRYNQIYGVIPERIGQLIGLTYLGIGNNFLEGTIPNSVGKLKNLVILNWQENKLSDSIPLSIGNLTILSELYLSDNKLEGSVPFSIRYCTQLLILSIAINKLSGDLPNQTFRYLDGVIYIYLNNNCLTGPIPSEFGNLKHLSHLYLHSNNLFGEIPKDLASCLTLTRLVLWGNFFHGKIPQFLGSLKSLEMLDISNNNFSNTIPFELENLIFLNKLDISFNDLYGEVPIGGVFSNVTAISLIGNKNLCGGIPQLKLPRCVGDSSKTQKQSLKRKLIIISVIGGVLISFVAFITVHFLTRKSKKLPSSPSLQNRALRVTYGELHEATNGFSLSNLVGTGSFGSVFKGYLPNFERPIAVKVLNLETRGAAKSFVAECNALGKMKHRNLVKILTCCSSVDYKGENFKAIVFEFMPEGSLENVLHNNEGSENENHSLILSKRVDIALDVAHALDYLHHDEDQVVVHCDIKPSNVLLDEDMVAHLGDFGLARLIHGSTRHSSKDQVDSSTIKGTIGYLPPEYGAGGPVTPEGDIYSYGVLLLEMLTGMRPTDNMFYENLSLHKLCKMKIPEEILDIVDSSMVMPTVEDQTWIVENNIKECLVMFATIGVACSEEFPAQRMLIKHVILKLLEIKQKLSR; encoded by the exons ATGAGGACATGTATGATGTTGGTTTATAGCATGACATTAGTATCGATTGCTGTTTCTTTGAGTTCAAACACTGATAAGTTTGCTTTACTTTCTTTGAAGGAAAAACTTACAAATGGCGTGCCTAATTCTCTACCATCATGGAATCATTCTTTGGATTTCTGTGAATGGCAGGGAGTCACATGTGGTCGCCGTCACAAGAGAGTCACTGTCTTGCATTTGGAGAACCAAACATGGGGTGGCACTCTTGCTCCATCCTTAGGAAATCTAACCTTTCTTAGATTTCTCATACTTTTCAACATCGATTTGCATGGTGAAATTCCAAAACAAGTTGGTCGATTGAAAAGGTTGCAAGGTCTAGACTTAAGCCACAATAATCTTCGGGGAGAGATTCCGATGGAGCTCACTAACTGCACTAATATCAAGGTAATTGGTTTGCAGTATAATAAATTCACAGGAAGAATTCCGACATGGTTTGGGTCAATCATTCAACTTAATGAATTGAGTCTCCGGTCAAATAAACTAACCGGTACTATTCCATCTTCTCTAGGAAATATTTCCTCGCTCGTAGAAATATCTCTTATAGATAATTATTTGGAAGGAAGTATCCCTTATTCTTTGGGTAAATTGTCAAGTTTGAAAATGCTTTATCTAGCTTTAAATAATTTGTCAGGTGAAATTCCTCCTTCACTTTACAATCTATCAAATATTGAATTTTTCAGTCTTGGAGGAAACAAGTTATTGGGCAGTCTTCCATCAAATATAGATATTGTTTTTCCCAATATTAAAGATTTCTTAATAGGAGGGAACCAAATTAGCGGAACTTTACCAGCTTCAGTATCCAACCTCACACAATTGCAATATTTAGAAATATCATGGAATCTTTTAAATGGGCCAATACCTCTTACTTTAGGTAGACTGAACAAACTTGAGATGTTTCGTATTAGTGCTAATAATTTTGGGAGTGGAGGAGCTCATGACTTGGACTTCCTTGCTTCCTTAACCAATTGTACTAAATTGTCAAAGcttgaaattttcaaaaacaGATTTGGTGGCAAATTGTCAGATCATATAGGAAACTTATCCATCCATCTGATTAGGTTTGATGTGAGGTATAACCAAATTTATGGAGTGATACCTGAGAGAATAGGACAACTAATCGGTTTAACTTACTTAGGCATCGGAAACAATTTCCTTGAGGGAACAATTCCAAATTCAGTTGGAAAACTTAAGAATCTTGTAATATTAAACTGGCAAGAAAACAAATTATCTGATAGTATTCCTTTAAGTATTGGAAATCTTACTATTTTGTCTGAATTATATCTTTCAGACAATAAATTGGAAGGAAGTGTTCCATTTTCTATCAGATATTGCACCCAATTGTTGATCTTAAGTATTGCTATAAATAAATTGAGTGGTGATTTACCAAATCAAACATTTAGATATCTAGATGGTGTAATATATATTTACTTGAACAACAACTGTTTGACTGGTCCCATTCCTTCAGAGTTTGGTAATTTGAAGCATCTTTCACATTTGTATCTACACTCAAATAATCTGTTTGGTGAAATTCCAAAGGATCTTGCTTCTTGTTTGACATTAACAAGGCTGGTGTTGTGGGGAAACTTTTTTCATGGAAAAATACCTCAGTTCTTGGGCTCTTTAAAATCCCTTGAAATGTTAGATATTTCTAATAACAATTTCTCAAACACAATCCCCTTTGAACTAGAAAACCTTATCTTTTTGAATAAGTTAGATATATCTTTTAACGATCTATATGGTGAGGTTCCCATAGGTGGTGTCTTTAGCAATGTCACAGCAATTTCATTAATTGGAAACAAGAACCTTTGTGGAGGGATACCTCAATTGAAGCTTCCAAGATGTGTTGGGGATTCCTCCAAGACACAGAAACAATCTCTAAAAAGGAAACTTATCATCATCAGTGTAATTGGTGGGGTTTTGATCTCGTTCGTAGCTTTTATAACTGTCCATTTTCTCACGAGAAAGTCCAAAAAGTTACCTTCTTCACCATCTCTTCAAAATAGGGCACTAAGAGTTACTTACGGAGAGTTACATGAAGCAACCAATGGATTTTCTTTATCCAATTTGGTAGGGACAGGAAGTTTTGGATCTGTTTTTAAAGGATATCTCCCCAACTTTGAAAGACCTATTGCTGTAAAGGTGTTGAATCTTGAAACACGAGGGGCAGCAAAGAGTTTCGTAGCAGAATGCAATGCTTTAGGAAAGATGAAACACCGGAATCTGGTGAAGATCCTAACTTGTTGTTCAAGTGTTGATTACAAGGGTGAAAATTTCAAGGCTATTGTTTTTGAGTTCATGCCTGAAGGGAGTCTTGAAAATGTGTTGCATAATAATGAAGGGTCTGAAAATGAAAATCATAGTCTCATCCTCTCAAAAAGGGTAGACATTGCTCTTGATGTAGCTCATGCTTTGGATTATCTTCACCATGATGAAGACCAAGTTGTAGTTCATTGTGATATTAAACCAAGCAATGTTCTTCTTGATGAAGATATGGTAGCTCACTTGGGAGACTTTGGCTTAGCTAGGCTCATTCATGGATCAACAAGACATTCAAGTAAAGATCAAGTTGACTCCTCAACAATTAAAGGAACAATAGGATATCTTCCTCCTG AGTATGGAGCTGGTGGTCCAGTAACACCAGAGGGAGATATCTACAGCTATGGGGTTTTGTTGTTGGAAATGCTTACCGGAATGAGACCAACAGATAATATGTTTTATGAGAATCTTAGTCTACACAAATTGTGTAAGATGAAAATTCCTGAAGAAATTCTTGACATTGTAGATTCAAGTATGGTTATGCCAACTGTTGAAGATCAGACATGGATTGTAGAAAATAACATAAAAGAGTGTCTAGTGATGTTTGCTACAATAGGAGTGGCATGTTCTGAAGAATTTCCTGCTCAGAGAATGCTCATAAAACATGTCATACTGAAGTTGCTTGAAATTAAACAGAAGTTGTCCCGCTAG